From Pontibacter actiniarum, a single genomic window includes:
- a CDS encoding glycoside hydrolase family 16 protein, which yields MLSLYNKSLLLLSAFCAVLSCCSCSKSESPKPVITTPTAPTDKNWTFETTPAWADEFDYNGLPDKSKWSYDIGGTGWGNNELQYYSDRASNASVANGILSITARKENMEGKGYTSARLITKGQGDFLYGRFEIRAKLPTGRGTWPAIWMLPTDWAYGSWPKSGEIDIMEHVGYDQNKVHITVHTDAYNHSKGTQKGNSKVIPTASTEFHVYRVDWTPYAVRGYIDNQPVFEYTNEGKGFTSWPFDKRFHLLLNVAVGGDWGGAEGVDASVFPQTMEVDYVRVYKMKSA from the coding sequence ATGCTTAGCTTATACAACAAATCCCTCTTACTGCTTTCGGCTTTCTGCGCGGTGCTTAGCTGCTGCTCATGCTCCAAGAGCGAATCGCCGAAACCGGTGATTACCACCCCTACGGCCCCTACCGACAAAAACTGGACCTTTGAGACCACCCCTGCCTGGGCAGACGAGTTTGACTACAACGGGCTCCCCGACAAGAGCAAGTGGAGCTACGATATCGGGGGCACCGGCTGGGGCAACAATGAGCTGCAGTACTACTCCGACAGGGCCTCCAACGCAAGTGTAGCCAACGGTATCCTTTCCATCACCGCCCGAAAGGAGAACATGGAGGGCAAAGGCTATACTTCGGCCAGGCTGATCACCAAGGGGCAAGGCGACTTTCTCTACGGCCGCTTCGAGATCCGGGCAAAGCTGCCTACCGGCCGGGGCACCTGGCCGGCCATCTGGATGCTCCCGACCGACTGGGCCTACGGCAGCTGGCCAAAATCCGGGGAGATAGACATTATGGAGCACGTCGGCTACGACCAGAACAAGGTGCACATTACGGTACACACCGATGCCTACAACCACAGCAAAGGCACACAGAAAGGCAACAGCAAAGTTATACCTACGGCTAGCACTGAGTTCCATGTTTACCGCGTGGACTGGACCCCGTACGCCGTCAGGGGCTACATAGACAACCAGCCTGTGTTCGAGTACACCAACGAAGGCAAAGGCTTTACGTCCTGGCCCTTTGATAAGCGCTTTCACCTGCTGCTAAACGTTGCCGTGGGTGGCGACTGGGGCGGTGCCGAAGGGGTTGACGCTTCTGTTTTCCCACAAACGATGGAGGTAGACTATGTGCGCGTGTACAAAATGAAAAGCGCCTAG
- a CDS encoding glycoside hydrolase family 3 N-terminal domain-containing protein produces MKIKNLALAALVALACLPNAQAQKGKTSKALKAQATPSPTDIDQKVEELLAKMTLEEKVGQMAQITLDVVGKGENRYSSIEPLQLDEAELKKALVDYKIGSVLNTANNRALTPEKWYSVISQIQEVATKDTRLGIPVIYGVDEIHGATYTAGATMFPQQIGQAASRNRELVRRGAEITAYETRASSIPWNFSPVLDLGADPRFSRQFESFGEDPYLAAELGVQMIDGYEGVRNNIGHPEHVASCMKHFLGYQVPTSGKDRTPTTISETELREYHLPSFKAAIDAGAHTIMINSGIINGVPVHSNHDILTKLLKEELGFKGLVVTDWGDIEYLHTRDRVASTHKEAIMMAVNAGVDMSMIPYQYEPFCNGLVELVKEGKVKEERINDAVRRILRVKYALNLFERPTTNPKDYPLFGSKAFEQAAYQMAAESITLLKNEKNVLPLAKSAKVLVTGPNANSMRTLNGAWTYSWQGEKVEEFTGKYNTILEALQQELGKKNVTYVPGVSYKADGKYYEEVAENIDQAVAAAKGVDAIILCLGENTSTETPGNLSDLYLSDLQTELAQKLAATGKPVILVLNEGRPRVISRIEPEVQAVVQAYQPGNFGGDALADVLSGDVNPSGKLPYNYPRYPNALVPYIHKPAAEQGKVAGVYNYEADYSPQYEFGHGLSYTTFTYSNLELSKPQLLANEQLTVSVTVKNTGSREGKETVQLFTSDLYASGITPDVRRLRRFEKIALKPGESKTLTFTLTPDDLAYIDRNGKKTIEAGEFEVRIGDQAQKFTLVGHTF; encoded by the coding sequence ATGAAAATCAAAAACCTAGCGCTTGCCGCACTTGTCGCACTCGCGTGCCTGCCGAATGCACAAGCCCAGAAAGGCAAAACCTCCAAAGCTCTTAAGGCCCAGGCCACCCCCAGCCCAACCGACATAGACCAGAAGGTGGAGGAGCTGCTTGCCAAAATGACTTTGGAGGAGAAAGTGGGCCAAATGGCACAGATAACCCTGGACGTGGTTGGAAAGGGGGAAAACCGCTACTCCAGCATCGAGCCCCTGCAACTGGACGAAGCCGAGCTGAAGAAGGCCCTGGTAGACTACAAAATCGGTTCGGTGCTGAACACGGCCAACAACCGCGCCCTTACACCGGAGAAGTGGTACAGCGTTATCAGCCAGATTCAGGAGGTGGCAACCAAAGACACGCGGTTGGGCATACCGGTGATTTACGGCGTGGATGAAATTCACGGGGCCACCTACACCGCAGGAGCCACTATGTTCCCCCAGCAGATCGGCCAGGCGGCCAGCCGCAACCGGGAGCTGGTCCGGCGCGGGGCCGAAATCACCGCTTACGAAACGCGCGCCAGCTCCATCCCCTGGAACTTTTCGCCGGTACTGGATTTAGGGGCTGACCCGAGGTTTTCGCGCCAGTTCGAGTCTTTCGGCGAGGACCCTTACCTGGCGGCAGAGCTGGGTGTGCAGATGATAGACGGCTATGAAGGCGTGCGGAACAACATCGGCCACCCGGAGCATGTAGCCTCCTGCATGAAGCACTTCCTGGGTTATCAGGTACCGACCTCGGGCAAAGACAGAACCCCCACCACGATCTCAGAAACGGAGCTGCGCGAGTACCACCTCCCCTCTTTTAAAGCCGCAATCGACGCCGGGGCGCACACGATTATGATCAACTCGGGCATTATAAACGGCGTGCCGGTGCACTCCAACCACGACATCCTGACAAAGCTGCTCAAGGAAGAACTCGGCTTTAAAGGTTTAGTGGTAACAGACTGGGGCGACATTGAGTACCTGCACACCCGCGACCGCGTCGCCTCCACCCACAAAGAGGCCATTATGATGGCTGTTAACGCGGGGGTGGATATGTCGATGATCCCCTACCAGTACGAGCCCTTCTGCAACGGATTGGTGGAGCTGGTGAAGGAGGGAAAGGTGAAAGAGGAGCGCATAAACGACGCCGTTCGCCGTATTCTCCGCGTAAAGTACGCCCTGAACCTGTTTGAGCGGCCCACCACCAACCCGAAAGACTACCCGCTGTTTGGCAGCAAGGCCTTTGAGCAGGCAGCCTACCAAATGGCGGCGGAGTCCATCACGCTGCTCAAGAACGAGAAGAACGTGCTGCCGCTTGCCAAGTCCGCAAAAGTGCTGGTAACCGGGCCAAACGCCAACAGCATGCGCACCCTGAACGGCGCCTGGACCTACTCCTGGCAAGGCGAAAAAGTAGAGGAGTTTACCGGCAAGTACAACACCATTCTGGAGGCTTTGCAGCAGGAGCTTGGGAAGAAGAACGTTACCTACGTGCCCGGCGTGAGCTACAAGGCGGACGGCAAGTACTACGAAGAAGTCGCCGAGAACATAGACCAGGCCGTAGCAGCCGCCAAAGGGGTGGACGCCATCATTCTGTGCCTTGGGGAGAACACCTCCACCGAAACCCCCGGTAACCTTAGCGACCTGTACCTGTCAGACCTGCAGACAGAGCTGGCACAGAAGCTGGCCGCTACCGGCAAGCCTGTTATACTTGTGCTAAACGAGGGCAGGCCCCGGGTGATCAGCCGGATTGAGCCGGAAGTACAGGCGGTGGTGCAAGCTTACCAGCCGGGCAACTTCGGGGGCGACGCCCTGGCCGACGTGCTGTCCGGTGACGTGAACCCGTCGGGCAAACTCCCTTACAACTACCCGCGCTACCCCAATGCCTTGGTGCCTTACATACACAAGCCGGCAGCAGAGCAGGGCAAGGTAGCAGGCGTCTATAACTACGAGGCAGACTACAGCCCGCAATACGAGTTCGGCCATGGCCTGAGCTACACCACCTTCACGTACAGCAACCTGGAGCTAAGCAAGCCGCAGCTTTTAGCCAACGAACAGCTTACGGTCTCTGTAACCGTGAAGAACACCGGCAGCAGAGAGGGCAAGGAAACGGTGCAGCTGTTTACCTCCGACCTGTATGCCAGTGGCATTACCCCGGATGTAAGGCGCCTGCGCCGGTTCGAAAAGATAGCGCTGAAGCCGGGCGAAAGCAAAACCCTCACCTTTACGCTCACCCCGGATGATCTTGCCTATATCGACAGAAACGGCAAGAAAACAATCGAGGCCGGTGAGTTTGAGGTACGGATCGGGGATCAGGCACAGAAGTTTACCCTGGTGGGCCACACGTTCTGA
- a CDS encoding two-component regulator propeller domain-containing protein: protein MKKLSVLLLFLLLQCCLALAQVKNEGIPYIKNYTQKEYKAAPQNWDVVQDHRGVMYFGNSFGVLEFDGNHWRQISLANRTIARSLAVDKAGRIYVGGQDDFGYLQPDSQGLMSYVSLKQKIAPQYRSFDDVWKIYTSDEGIFYCTVEAIYHLQNDKVKVYRAPASPTGFPFFVLNKLLVPVPAKGIYELKNEKFVLIPGSEKMADYVVVAMLPYKDGQSLVFTEEDGIFVYDGYSGFTPVNWEVEAFLNKNKVYTAISLPEEYAIGTAHDGLLIVDQEGVPRQHLNREKGLQNSNVRSIYQDQAGNLWLGLNNGIDYVETNSAFTLFNAKNGVLGTGYTSLLHNNTLYLGTNDGLYYKAWSNAENPLHPAPFKLVENSHGQVYNLQKINGKLLLSHHNGPYELINNTARRLSGHRGAWMFMPLASHPGYVVCGTYNGLLLYRFVDGQLVFQHKINGFEESSRVMEEDKEGNIWVAHGYKGVYRLRLSEQLDSVRQLRFYDERAGFPSSLFINVFKIDGKLVFTGERGVYKYNPRSDRFEPHEELGKLFDREQHIRKLTQDSEGSIWFSAGDEMGVLKKRSNGSYEVEKNVFNKLQGKLIGGFEHMMHYNPLNVLIGIDEGFVHYHPSYLQAKSLSKTFYTLIRKVESNTQAQDSLLSGGTYQNAGLVVLHQPGEEVPELPYGLNSLKFTYGAISYDDIDKVRYQYYLEGLDEKWSTWTASLQKEYTNLREGTYTFHVRAKNIYDKQSEEATYTFVVLPPWYRSWWAYVGYAVLAVVLLLLTKYMVGRHIHHTKLRLQEEKEKALKLKEAQHMEEVLLAEREIIRLNNEKLENELLHKNKELTTSAVHVMHNVEAVHKVRDQLHETIELVSCKDTQKQLKKLLKSVEEEIKFENNWEQFELHFNQVHQDFLKRLREAYPDLTHRDLKLCAYLRLNLTSKEVASLLKLSLRGVETSRYRIRKKMNLGQEVNLTEFMLHY, encoded by the coding sequence ATGAAGAAGCTGAGTGTGTTGCTGCTGTTCTTGCTCTTACAATGCTGCCTGGCGCTGGCACAGGTAAAGAACGAAGGTATACCCTACATCAAGAACTATACACAGAAAGAGTACAAGGCGGCACCGCAAAACTGGGATGTGGTGCAGGACCATCGCGGTGTCATGTACTTTGGGAACAGTTTCGGTGTGCTGGAGTTCGACGGAAACCACTGGAGGCAGATCTCCCTGGCCAACCGCACCATTGCCCGCTCCCTTGCCGTGGATAAGGCCGGGCGTATCTATGTGGGCGGGCAGGATGATTTCGGTTACCTGCAGCCCGACAGCCAGGGGCTGATGAGCTACGTTTCCCTTAAGCAGAAAATAGCGCCTCAATACCGAAGCTTTGACGATGTCTGGAAGATCTATACTTCCGACGAGGGCATCTTTTACTGTACCGTGGAGGCCATATACCACCTGCAGAACGACAAGGTAAAGGTGTACAGGGCACCCGCATCACCAACTGGTTTTCCTTTTTTTGTGCTGAACAAGCTGTTGGTGCCTGTGCCTGCCAAGGGGATATATGAGCTGAAGAACGAGAAGTTCGTGTTGATACCCGGCAGCGAAAAGATGGCTGACTACGTGGTGGTGGCCATGCTGCCTTACAAAGACGGACAGTCGCTGGTGTTTACCGAGGAGGACGGCATTTTCGTGTACGACGGCTACAGTGGTTTTACGCCGGTAAACTGGGAGGTAGAGGCGTTTCTGAACAAAAACAAAGTATACACAGCCATTAGCCTGCCCGAGGAGTACGCCATAGGCACAGCCCATGACGGCCTGCTCATTGTGGACCAGGAGGGAGTGCCGCGGCAGCACCTGAACAGGGAGAAAGGGCTTCAGAACAGCAACGTGCGCAGCATCTACCAGGACCAGGCGGGTAACCTGTGGCTGGGGCTCAACAACGGCATCGACTATGTGGAGACAAACTCTGCTTTCACGCTTTTCAACGCCAAAAACGGTGTGCTCGGCACCGGCTATACTTCGTTGCTGCACAACAACACACTGTACCTGGGCACCAACGACGGCCTGTACTACAAGGCCTGGTCCAATGCCGAGAACCCGCTACACCCAGCGCCCTTTAAGCTGGTAGAGAACTCCCACGGGCAGGTGTACAACCTGCAGAAGATCAACGGAAAGCTTTTGCTCTCGCACCACAACGGCCCCTACGAGCTTATCAATAACACAGCACGCCGACTGTCGGGGCACCGCGGCGCCTGGATGTTTATGCCCCTGGCTTCTCACCCGGGTTACGTGGTCTGTGGGACTTACAATGGGCTTTTGCTTTACCGGTTTGTGGATGGGCAGCTGGTTTTCCAGCACAAGATCAACGGTTTCGAGGAGTCTTCGCGGGTAATGGAGGAGGACAAGGAAGGCAACATCTGGGTGGCGCACGGCTATAAGGGAGTCTACAGGCTCCGGCTTTCGGAGCAACTGGACAGTGTCAGGCAGTTGCGTTTCTACGATGAGCGGGCCGGCTTCCCGTCCAGCTTGTTTATCAATGTCTTTAAGATTGACGGGAAGCTTGTTTTCACCGGCGAGCGGGGCGTGTACAAGTATAACCCGCGCAGCGACCGCTTTGAACCGCATGAGGAGCTGGGCAAGCTCTTTGACCGCGAGCAGCACATCCGGAAGCTGACACAGGACAGCGAGGGCAGCATCTGGTTTTCGGCCGGGGATGAGATGGGGGTGCTAAAGAAGCGGAGCAACGGCAGCTATGAGGTGGAGAAGAACGTCTTCAACAAACTGCAGGGCAAGCTGATCGGCGGCTTTGAGCACATGATGCACTACAACCCGCTAAACGTGCTGATCGGTATCGACGAGGGCTTTGTGCATTACCACCCTTCGTACCTGCAGGCTAAAAGCCTAAGCAAGACCTTCTACACGCTGATCAGGAAAGTGGAAAGCAACACCCAGGCCCAGGACTCGCTTTTGTCGGGCGGTACGTACCAGAACGCCGGGCTGGTGGTGCTGCATCAGCCGGGAGAGGAGGTGCCGGAACTGCCCTATGGCCTCAACTCCCTGAAGTTCACGTACGGTGCCATCTCTTACGATGACATCGACAAGGTGCGCTACCAGTACTACCTGGAGGGGCTGGACGAGAAGTGGTCTACCTGGACTGCATCGCTGCAAAAGGAGTACACCAACCTGCGGGAGGGCACTTATACGTTCCATGTAAGGGCAAAGAACATTTACGATAAGCAGAGCGAGGAGGCGACCTATACCTTTGTGGTGCTGCCGCCCTGGTACAGGTCCTGGTGGGCGTACGTGGGCTACGCTGTACTTGCCGTGGTACTTCTTTTGCTGACCAAGTACATGGTAGGCAGGCACATCCACCACACCAAACTGCGGCTGCAGGAAGAAAAGGAGAAGGCCCTGAAGCTGAAGGAAGCGCAGCACATGGAGGAGGTGCTGCTGGCCGAAAGAGAAATTATTCGCCTCAACAACGAAAAGCTGGAGAACGAGCTGCTGCATAAGAATAAGGAGCTTACGACCTCAGCCGTTCATGTGATGCACAACGTGGAGGCGGTGCACAAGGTGCGGGACCAGCTGCACGAGACAATTGAGCTGGTTAGCTGCAAGGACACGCAGAAGCAACTCAAAAAGCTGCTTAAGTCGGTAGAGGAGGAGATAAAGTTTGAAAATAACTGGGAGCAGTTTGAGCTCCACTTCAACCAGGTGCACCAGGACTTTCTGAAGCGCCTGCGCGAGGCCTACCCAGACCTGACACACCGCGACCTGAAGCTCTGCGCCTACCTACGCCTGAACCTGACCAGCAAGGAGGTGGCTTCGCTGCTGAAGCTCTCGCTTAGGGGGGTGGAAACGAGCCGGTACAGAATCCGGAAGAAGATGAACCTGGGCCAGGAGGTGAACCTGACGGAGTTTATGCTGCACTACTAG
- a CDS encoding erythromycin esterase family protein, translated as MGNKPFHYTALTKEKDLDTLISEIGDARVVMLGEASHGTSEYYTWRTAISKRLVQEKGFNFIAVEGDWPECYAVNRLVKGYPNAGSKIADVLQVYRRWPTWMWANWEVAALTEWLREYNNQRNGKEKVGFYGLDVYSLWESLDQIVRFLERNDGQAAEAARLAINCFEPFNRDPQTYAQATAFVPTDCESEVVEMLQKVQQQRTFTDDPEQDFNTKQNALVAANAEKYYRAMVRGSSESWNVRDSHMMETLDRLLEFHGPEAKAIVWEHNTHIGDARYTDMADDGMFNIGQLAREKYGRENVKLVGFGSYQGTVIAGRSWGAPMQKMDVPPAVEGSWEEMLHNISTDDKIILSADLKNVPELQQRIGHRAIGVVYDPKYEMFGNYVPTVIPERYDAFLYFEETEAVHPLRMKNRGGKEPDLYPWNY; from the coding sequence ATGGGAAACAAACCTTTTCACTATACCGCACTTACGAAGGAAAAAGACCTGGACACGTTGATCAGCGAAATCGGGGACGCCCGGGTGGTCATGCTGGGGGAGGCCTCGCACGGCACCTCGGAGTACTACACCTGGCGCACGGCCATCTCCAAACGGCTGGTACAGGAAAAGGGCTTCAACTTTATAGCGGTGGAAGGTGACTGGCCTGAGTGCTACGCCGTGAACAGGCTGGTAAAGGGCTACCCGAACGCGGGCAGTAAGATTGCGGATGTGCTGCAGGTGTACCGCCGCTGGCCCACCTGGATGTGGGCCAATTGGGAGGTGGCCGCCCTGACCGAGTGGCTGCGCGAGTACAACAACCAGCGCAACGGCAAAGAGAAGGTGGGCTTCTACGGTTTGGATGTATACAGCCTGTGGGAGTCGCTGGACCAGATCGTGCGTTTCCTGGAGCGTAACGACGGGCAGGCCGCCGAGGCGGCGCGCCTTGCCATCAACTGCTTTGAGCCCTTTAACCGCGACCCGCAGACCTATGCCCAGGCCACGGCCTTTGTGCCGACCGACTGTGAGAGCGAGGTGGTCGAGATGCTCCAGAAAGTGCAGCAGCAGCGTACCTTCACCGATGACCCGGAGCAGGATTTCAACACGAAGCAGAACGCGCTGGTGGCTGCCAATGCGGAGAAGTATTACCGGGCCATGGTGCGGGGGAGCAGCGAGTCCTGGAACGTGCGTGACAGCCACATGATGGAGACCCTGGACCGGTTACTGGAGTTTCATGGGCCGGAGGCCAAAGCGATTGTGTGGGAGCACAACACCCACATCGGCGACGCCCGCTACACCGACATGGCCGATGACGGCATGTTCAACATCGGGCAGCTGGCCCGGGAGAAGTACGGCCGGGAGAATGTGAAGCTGGTCGGTTTTGGCTCCTACCAGGGCACCGTTATTGCCGGGAGAAGCTGGGGCGCCCCCATGCAGAAAATGGACGTGCCGCCTGCCGTGGAGGGAAGCTGGGAGGAGATGCTCCACAACATCAGCACAGATGACAAGATCATCCTCTCTGCCGACCTGAAAAACGTGCCGGAGCTGCAGCAGCGGATCGGCCACCGCGCTATTGGCGTAGTGTATGACCCCAAGTATGAGATGTTCGGCAACTATGTTCCCACTGTTATCCCCGAGCGATACGATGCCTTCCTCTATTTCGAGGAAACCGAGGCTGTGCACCCGCTCCGCATGAAGAACCGCGGCGGAAAAGAGCCGGACCTCTACCCCTGGAACTACTAA
- a CDS encoding DUF4197 domain-containing protein, which translates to MKKLLYTSFIAVALGTAACTVADVQRTMDSVRAAGANGALTQPEVAAGLKQALEVGINNGASKASQTNGYFGNPLIKIPFPEDVQRVENTLRQVGLGNEVDKFILTLNRGAEDAAKSAVPIFVNAIKQMTIQDAWAILRGEDDAATNYLKRTTSEQLYSAFNPIMVKSLEKTNATRYYTDVVNQYNKIPLVQKVNPDLDDYATQKAIDGLFLLVAQEEEKIRENPLARTTELLRRVFSQQNRS; encoded by the coding sequence ATGAAGAAATTACTTTACACCTCTTTTATAGCTGTGGCGCTGGGCACGGCTGCCTGCACGGTTGCCGATGTGCAGCGCACCATGGATAGCGTAAGGGCCGCCGGCGCGAACGGAGCGCTTACCCAACCCGAAGTGGCGGCTGGCCTGAAACAGGCGCTGGAGGTAGGCATTAACAATGGCGCCAGCAAGGCCTCGCAAACCAACGGGTACTTTGGCAACCCGCTCATCAAGATCCCTTTTCCGGAGGATGTGCAGCGCGTGGAGAACACCCTGCGCCAGGTAGGGCTGGGCAACGAGGTCGATAAGTTTATACTTACCCTGAACCGTGGGGCGGAGGACGCCGCCAAAAGCGCGGTGCCGATCTTCGTGAACGCCATCAAGCAAATGACCATACAGGACGCCTGGGCCATCCTGCGCGGCGAAGACGACGCGGCGACCAATTACCTGAAGCGCACCACGTCGGAGCAGCTTTACAGCGCCTTTAACCCCATTATGGTCAAGTCGCTGGAGAAAACCAATGCCACCCGCTACTATACCGATGTGGTGAACCAGTACAACAAGATCCCGCTGGTGCAGAAGGTAAACCCCGACCTGGACGACTACGCAACCCAGAAGGCCATCGACGGCCTGTTCCTGCTGGTGGCGCAGGAGGAGGAGAAGATACGGGAGAACCCGCTGGCGCGCACCACGGAGCTGCTGCGCCGCGTGTTTTCACAGCAGAACCGGTCGTAA
- a CDS encoding competence/damage-inducible protein A: MKAVIAEIITIGDEILYGQIVDTNSAWMGTELTKIGVRVKQITSISDSAEHIIKALDDARTRADVILMTGGLGPTKDDLTKTVLTSYFHTSLKLHAPSLADVTEIFKARGRELTELNRQQAFLPEACTPVRNVLGTAPGMWFEQGGKVFVSMPGVPFEMKRMMTDTVLPQLQQYFDTPHIIHKVVQTVGLPESILADRLEAWEMGLPEHLKLAYLPHLGGVRLRLTGQGTAAEVLEQELQQEVEKLRHIIPGHIFAYGEVKLEEAVGQLLKERGLTIATAESCTGGFLAHKLTSIGGSSAYYQGSIVAYHNEVKVRELGVKPETLQQHGAVSEATVREMARNVRQKFGTDIGVATSGIAGPDGGTAEKPVGTIWIAYADKDRTVAKLLHFNKDRLLNIEYTAMAVLNLVRQRLNTTVEE; encoded by the coding sequence ATGAAAGCAGTTATTGCTGAAATAATCACCATAGGCGATGAGATTCTCTACGGCCAGATTGTGGACACCAACTCCGCCTGGATGGGCACCGAGCTCACGAAAATCGGCGTAAGGGTAAAGCAGATCACCTCCATCTCCGACAGCGCCGAGCACATCATCAAGGCGCTGGACGACGCCAGGACCCGCGCAGACGTTATTTTGATGACCGGCGGGCTGGGCCCCACCAAAGACGACCTGACCAAGACGGTGCTTACCTCCTACTTCCATACTTCGCTGAAGCTGCACGCCCCTTCCTTAGCCGACGTAACTGAGATTTTTAAGGCCAGGGGCCGGGAGCTGACAGAGCTCAACCGCCAGCAGGCGTTTTTGCCGGAGGCCTGCACGCCAGTGCGTAACGTGCTGGGCACCGCGCCGGGCATGTGGTTTGAGCAGGGCGGCAAAGTCTTTGTGTCGATGCCGGGGGTACCGTTTGAGATGAAGCGCATGATGACCGACACTGTGCTTCCTCAGCTGCAGCAGTACTTCGACACGCCCCACATCATCCATAAAGTAGTGCAAACCGTGGGCCTGCCCGAGTCCATACTGGCCGACCGCCTGGAAGCATGGGAAATGGGCCTGCCCGAGCACCTGAAGCTAGCTTACCTGCCGCACCTGGGCGGCGTGCGCCTCCGCCTGACCGGCCAGGGGACAGCCGCCGAGGTACTGGAGCAGGAGCTGCAGCAGGAGGTCGAAAAGCTCCGGCACATCATCCCGGGCCATATTTTTGCCTACGGCGAGGTAAAGCTGGAGGAGGCTGTGGGCCAGTTGCTGAAAGAGCGCGGCCTCACCATAGCCACCGCCGAGAGCTGCACCGGCGGTTTCCTGGCGCACAAACTCACCAGTATAGGCGGCAGCTCCGCTTACTACCAGGGCAGCATCGTAGCCTACCACAACGAGGTAAAAGTGCGGGAGCTGGGGGTAAAACCTGAAACCCTGCAGCAGCACGGCGCCGTAAGCGAGGCTACCGTGCGCGAGATGGCCCGGAACGTTCGCCAGAAGTTTGGCACAGACATTGGCGTGGCTACCAGCGGCATCGCCGGCCCGGACGGAGGCACGGCAGAAAAGCCCGTGGGCACCATCTGGATCGCCTACGCCGACAAAGACCGCACGGTGGCCAAGTTACTCCACTTCAACAAAGACAGGCTGCTGAATATCGAGTACACCGCCATGGCCGTACTGAACCTGGTGCGCCAAAGATTGAACACTACGGTTGAGGAATAG
- a CDS encoding dihydrolipoamide acetyltransferase family protein: MALVEMVMPKMGESIMEGTVLKWLKNVGDTIEQDESVLEVATDKVDTEVPALQGGVLKEILVQEGDVVAVGAPIAVISTNGEDTSSAAAPASAEAPAAVAPEAAPQQTAAASAPSESFAKLDQPASGRFYSPLVLNIAREEGISMQELEYVPGTGKEGRVSKKDIMTYVENRQNAPQQAAAPQAQAPAQQPQQQAAPAPAAPQAQPQAAPQVKPAASYGGNVELIEMDRMRKMIADRMVDSKRISPHVTSFVEADVTNIVNWRNKWKNEYKKREGENLTFTPIFIDAIAKAIKDFPMINVSVDGGTIIRHKDINIGMAVALPSGNLIVPNIKNADQLNLNGLTKKVNDLANRGRMNKLTPDDLAGGTYTVSNVGSFGNVMGTPIIMQPQVAIMAVGAIKKKPAVIETPEGDLIGVRHFMYLSHSYDHRVVDGSLGGMFVRRVADYLENFDVNQTI; the protein is encoded by the coding sequence ATGGCACTTGTAGAAATGGTTATGCCCAAGATGGGCGAGAGTATCATGGAAGGTACCGTTCTGAAATGGCTCAAAAACGTGGGTGATACCATTGAGCAGGATGAGTCGGTGCTGGAAGTAGCTACAGATAAGGTGGACACAGAGGTACCGGCCCTGCAGGGCGGCGTACTGAAGGAGATACTGGTACAGGAGGGTGACGTGGTAGCCGTTGGCGCCCCAATCGCCGTTATCTCTACCAACGGCGAGGATACCAGCAGCGCTGCTGCTCCTGCTTCTGCCGAGGCTCCTGCCGCTGTTGCGCCTGAAGCCGCTCCACAGCAAACTGCCGCTGCCTCCGCTCCAAGCGAGTCTTTCGCCAAGCTGGACCAACCAGCCTCCGGCCGTTTCTACTCTCCGCTGGTGCTCAATATAGCCCGCGAAGAAGGCATCTCGATGCAGGAGCTGGAGTATGTGCCTGGCACTGGCAAAGAGGGTCGTGTATCCAAAAAGGATATCATGACTTATGTGGAGAACCGCCAGAATGCACCACAGCAGGCTGCCGCACCACAGGCGCAGGCCCCTGCCCAGCAGCCGCAGCAACAGGCTGCCCCGGCTCCAGCCGCACCGCAGGCACAGCCGCAAGCCGCTCCTCAGGTAAAGCCGGCGGCCTCTTACGGCGGCAACGTAGAGCTGATCGAAATGGACCGCATGCGCAAGATGATCGCCGACCGCATGGTGGACAGCAAGCGCATTTCGCCGCACGTGACCTCTTTCGTGGAGGCCGATGTGACGAACATCGTGAACTGGAGAAACAAGTGGAAGAACGAGTACAAGAAGCGCGAAGGTGAGAACCTGACCTTCACCCCGATCTTCATCGACGCCATCGCCAAAGCCATCAAAGACTTCCCGATGATCAACGTGTCGGTGGACGGTGGCACTATCATCCGCCACAAAGACATCAACATCGGTATGGCCGTGGCCCTGCCTTCCGGTAACCTGATCGTGCCGAACATCAAGAACGCGGACCAGCTGAACCTCAACGGCCTGACCAAAAAGGTGAACGACCTGGCCAACCGCGGCCGTATGAACAAGCTGACGCCGGACGATCTGGCTGGCGGCACCTACACGGTGTCTAACGTAGGCTCATTCGGCAACGTAATGGGTACGCCCATCATCATGCAGCCACAGGTAGCGATTATGGCTGTGGGCGCGATCAAGAAAAAGCCAGCCGTGATCGAGACTCCGGAAGGCGACCTGATCGGCGTGCGCCACTTCATGTACCTGTCGCACTCCTACGACCACCGCGTAGTGGATGGCTCACTGGGCGGCATGTTCGTGCGCCGTGTGGCGGACTACCTGGAGAACTTTGACGTGAACCAGACGATTTAA